One segment of Anguilla anguilla isolate fAngAng1 chromosome 1, fAngAng1.pri, whole genome shotgun sequence DNA contains the following:
- the LOC118221365 gene encoding transmembrane protein 222-like — translation MADVVEVDTMMNYHGSFDKIDPDMCRYPYCIVWTPIPVLSWLLPFIGHMGICTSSGVIRDFAGPYFVSEDNMAFGRPTKYWKLDISKVYGSGSNAWDTAVHDASEEYKHRMHNLCCDNCHSHVAMALNLMRYDNSTSWNMVNLCLLSLIHSKHVSCAGFLKTWLPFLLLTGVILTVALAINLR, via the exons ATGGCGGATGTGGTGGAGGTAGACACCATGATGAATTACCACGGGAGCTTCGACAAAATAGACCCGGACATGTGCAGATATCCCTACTGTATCGTCTGGACGCCTATCCCAGTGCTGTC GTGGCTGCTGCCCTTCATCGGGCACATGGGCATCTGCACCTCCTCTGGAGTGATCCGGGACTTCGCTGGGCCTTACTTCGTCTCC GAAGACAACATGGCGTTTGGCCGACCGACGAA GTACTGGAAGCTGGATATTAGCAAGGTGTACGGCAGCGGCTCAAACGCCTGGGACACCGCTGTGCACGATGCATCCGAGGAGTACAAACACAGAATg CACAATCTGTGCTGTGATAACTGCCACTCTCACGTTGCCATGGCGCTGAACCTCATGCGCTATGACAACAGCACCTCCTGGAACATGGTCAACCTCTGCCTGCTGTCCCTCATCCACAGCAAGCACGTGAG TTGTGCAGGGTTCCTGAAGACCTGGTTGCCCTTTCTCCTTCTGACCGGAGTCATCCTCACTGTCGCCCTCGCCATCAACCTGCGGTGA